DNA sequence from the Ramlibacter agri genome:
CGGGACCGCGGCCAGTACTACCGCGACATCTTCGCCCTCGACTCGGTCGAGGTGCTGATGGGACCGTCCTCGATGCTGTTCGGGCGCGGGTCCACCGGCGGCGTGATCAACCAGGTCACCAAGAAGCCCTCGCACCAGGCTTTCGGCGAGGTCTCGGTGTCCGGCACCACCTACGGCCTGCTGCGCACGACCGCCGACTTGAACCGGCCCTTGTCGGAGACCTCGGCCTTCCGTCTCGCCGCCATGGCGCAGGAAGGCAATGCCACCAACCGCCAGCAGAACGAGCTGCGCGATTTCGGCCTGGCCCCCTCGCTGGCGCTGGGTCTGGGCACGCCCACGCAGATCACCGCGACGGCGCTGCTGCAGCACAACCACGACATGCCGGACTACGGCGTGCCGCCGCTGAACGGCGCGCCGGCCCGGGTGAACCGCGACACCGCCTACGGCTTCACCGACGATCGCACCAACTCCGACATCGGCTCGCTGTCGCTGACGGTGCAGCACAAGCTGACGCCGGTCGCGACCCTGCGCAACCAGACGCAGTACAACGACGTCCGCACCAACGCCATCGAGACCGCGCCGCAGGTGATTGGCACCCGCGCCGGCGGCACCGGGCCTTTCGTGCCGCTCGCCACCGGCACGACGGCCGCGCCCATCACCCCGAGCAGCAGCCTCCCGCTGGACCAGCTGTGGGTGCGCCAGCAGAGCCACGATCGCACCATCCACGACAAGTCGCTGTTCAACCTGACCGAGTACCACACGACCTTGCAGCAGGGCAGCGTGAAGCACGCGCTGCTTGGCGGCCTGGAACTGGGCGTGGACGACTACCGCAACCAGGCCTATTACCGCAACGGCAGCTGCGGTGGCGTGGCGCTGAACCCGGCCGGCGGCACCAGCGGCTATGTCGCCTGCACGCCGCTGGTGGATCCGCCGCAGGTCACCTCGCCCGCGGGCGTCAATGAGACGGCGGGCAACCTGGCCACAGGGCATGCCACCACCACGGCGGCTTTCCTCAACGACACGATGTCGCTCGGCGAGTTCTGGAAGCTGGTCGCGGGCGCGCGCTACGACCGCTACCGCGCCGACATCGACAACTCCACGCCATCGGCCACGCAGTCCGCCTCGCAGTCGCAGACGGTGAACTACACCAGCGTGCGTGGCGGCGTGATCTGGCAGCCGACGGCGGCGCAGTCGTTCTACGTCTCCTACAGCACCTCGTTCAACCCTTCGCTGGAGCAGCTGGTGTCGACCACGGGCACCACGCAGCCGCTGCCGCCGCAGGAGAACAAGGCCTTCGAGGGCGGCATGAAGTGGGACCTGCTGGATGGCGACCTGTCGACGAACGCGGCCGTGTTCCGCATCACGCAGTACAACGCCCGTTCGCAGAACAACGACGGCACCTACACCGCCACCGGCACGGTGCGGGTGAACGGCTTCCGCGCCGGAGCGTCCGGGCGCCTGACCAAGTCGGTGCAGGTCTTCGCCGCGTACACGTATCTCGATGCGAGCATCGTCGACGCCATCGCGCCGGCCACCCAGGGCAAGGTTCCGCTCAACACGCCGCAGAACGCGGCCAACGTGTGGCTCTCCTATGCGCTCACGCCCGAGTGGGAAATCGGCGGCGGCGCCAACTACATCGGTTCGCGCTACGCCAACAACACCAACCTGGTCAGCGTGCCCGCCTACACGCGCTTCGACGCCGTCATCGCCTACCACCAGCCGCGCTACGACATCCGGCTGAACCTGTTCAACCTGGCGGACAAGCATTACTACGACGCCCTGATCCCCTCCGATGGCGGCCGCGCGGTGCCCGGCCTGGAGCGTTCGGCCATGCTGACCGGCACCTACAGGTTCTAGCCATGCTGCTCGTGATCCCCGGCGTGCTGGACGCCGCCGCACTCGCCGAGCTGCGCGCGCTGCTCGACGCGCCGCAGGCCGAATGGGTGGACGGCCGCGTGACGGCCGGCCACCAGGGCGCGCAGGTCAAGGCCAACCAGCAGGTCGACGAGCGCAGCGCGACGGCGCAGCGCGGCGCCGCCATCGTCGCCGTGGCGCTGGAGCGGCATCCCACCTTCATCAGCGCGGCGCTGCCCAACGTGCTGTATCCACCGATGTTCAACCGCTATGCCGGCGGCATGGAGTTCGGCGCGCATGTCGACGGCGGCGTGCGCCTGCATCCGCACGACGGCCGCAAGCTGCGCACCGACCTGTCGGCCACGCTGTTCCTCAGCGACCCGGACAGCTACGACGGCGGCGAGCTCGTGGTCGAAGGCGCCAGCGGCACCAGCAGCGTCAAGCTGCCGGCCGGCGACATGGTCCTCTATCCGGCGACCACCGTGCATCGCGTGACGCCCGTCACGCGCGGCGTGCGGGTCGCTTCCTTCTTCTGGGTGCAGAGCCTGGTCGCCGATGCCGGCGAGCGGCAGCTCCTGTTCCAGCTGGATGCCTCCATCCAGCGCCTCGCATTCACGAACGCCGACGAACCCGCGCGCATCGCGCTGGTCGGCATCTATCACAACCTCTTGAGAAAATGGAGCCATCCTTGAATCGGGCCACCACGCTGTCCGGCCCCGCCGCCACAGCATCTTCGACGGCCATCCGTCCTCCCCTGTCCGCCCGCGCGCTGCTCTGGCTGCGCAAGACCCACGGCTGGATCGGCCTGTGGGGCGCGGTGCTGGGCCTCCTGTTCGGCATGGCGGGCTTCTGGCTGAACCACCGCGCCGTCATGAAGATCCCGACCTCGCAGCTCCGCGAGCATGCGCAGATCGCCGTGCCCGACCCCGCGCCGGCCACGCCGGCGGACATGGCCGGCTGGCTGCGCGGCGCGCTGCAGCAGGGCCGCGACGCGAACGTCACGCGCGTCGAGCCCGCGCGCAAGCTGCAATGGCAGCAGGCCGACGGCCAGCCGATCACGCAGCCCGAACACTGGATCTTCACTTTCGGCGGCCCGGACCGCATGGTGCAGGCGGACTACTGGAAGGGCAACCGCTCGGTCGGCGTCAACGTCACCAACAACGGTTTCGCGGCGACGATCGCCAACATGCACAAGGGCGTCGGCATGCCCGCCGCGTGGATCCTGCTGGTGGACACGCTGGTGGGCAGCCTGATCTTCCTGTCGGTGAGCGGCGTCGCGATGTGGCTGCTGATGAACAAGCGCAATCGCCGCGCGGGCCTCGTCGTGCTCGGTTCCTCGGTGGCGCTGACCGCCGGACTGATTGCCTGGGCGCTGGCCGCCTGATCCGCTTCAGGGCAGGGCCCGGTCCAGGTGCACGTAGCCGCCGTCGGCATGCAGCCACTGGCCTGTGGTGTGTGAGGACCGGTCCGAAAGCAGGAACACCACGAGGTCGGCGATCTCCTGCGGGGTCGTCATGCGATGGCCCAGCGGAATGCGCTCGGTGATGGCATGCCGTGACGCCTCCGGGTCGGGCCGCGACTGCAGCCAGCGCTGGTACATCGGCGTCATCACTTCCGCCGGCAGCACGGCGTTGACCCGCACGCCCCAGGGCGCCAGCGCGGCGGCCCACTCGCGCGTCAGCCCGAGTTGCGCGGCCTTCGCGGCCACGTAGGCACTGGTGCCGCCCTGGCCGGTGAGCGCCGTCTTCGACGAGATGTTGACGATGGCGCCCCGGCGCTGCTTGAGGGACTCGGCGCACAGGTGCGCCATCAGGTAGCAATGGACCAGGTTGGCTTCCAGCGAGCGGCGGAAAGCGGCAACGCCGGCTTCCAGGCCGACGCCGTCGTTGCTGCCCGCGTTGTTCACCAGCGCGTCGATGCCGCCGAATTCGGCCTGGGTCCGCGCGATCGCATCCTTGCAGGCGTCCTCGTCCTCCAGCTCGAGCCGGAAGAAGCGAATGCCCGGACCCGCCAGGGCGTCGGGCCGTTCGCCGCGATCGAGGATCACGGGCAGGGCGCCTTCACGCGCCAGCTGCTGGCTGATCGCGCCGCCTATGCCGCTGGCGCCGCCCGTGACGACGACGACCTTGCCTTGCAGGTGCAGGTCCATCAGTCGTACAGGACGGCGGCGATCTTCGGATCGTTCATGTTGGTCTTGTCGTACCAGTAGAAGCCGGTGTCGATCACCTTGGGCAGCTGCTCGCCCTTGATCGCCTTCACCGCCGCCTCGACCGTCTTGTAGCCGATGCCCACCGGGTTCTGGGTGATGGCGCCGGCCATCAGCCCGTCGCGGATCGCGTCCTTCTGCTGCTTGCCGGAGTCGTAGCCGACGATCACGACCTTGCGCTTCATCTCCTTCACGCCGTTGACGACGCCGATGGCCGAGCCTTCATTGGTGCCGAAGATGCCCTTGAGGTTCGGGTAGGCCTGCAGGATGGACTTGGTGATCTCGGTGGACTTCAGGTGGTCGCCGCCGCCGTACTGCACGGTCACGATCTTGACGTTCGGGTAGTTCGCCTTCATGCGATCGACGAAGCCGTCGCGGCGGTCCACGCCGGTGCGGCTGGTCTGGTCGTGCGCCACCACGGCCACTTCGCCGTTCTTGCCGATCAGGTCGGCCATCTTGTCCGCGGCGAGCGCAGCGGCGGCCTTGTTGTTGGTGGTGGCGGTGGTGACCGGAATGTCGCTGTCCACGCCCGAGTCGAAAGCCACCACGGGCACCTTGGCGGCCTGCGCCTTCTTCAGCAGCGGAATCGCGGCCTTGCTGTCCAGGGCGGCGAAGCCGAGTGCCGTCGGGTGCTTGGCCAGCGCGGCGGACAGCATGTCGATCTGCTTGTCGACCATCGCTTCCGTCTCCGGGCCTTCGAAGGTGACCTTGACCTTGTAGTCCTTGGCGGCCTGCTCGGCGCCCGACTTCACCGCCTGCCAGAACTGGTGCTGGAAGCCCTTGGACACGAGCGGGATGTAGGTCTCCTGCGCCAGCGCCCCGGAGGGAATGCCCAGCGCCGCGGCACAGACGACTGCAATACCGAAAGCACGTTTCGTCGACATGGTGGTCTCCTGTGGTGGAACGATGCTCACCGGCTGCGCCGGCGAAGGATGTCGGTGTAGACGGCGAGGATGATGATGACTCCCGTCAGCGCCGTCTGCCACTCCTGGGCGACGGACAGGATGCGCAGGCCGTTGGCCAGCACGCTCATGATGAAGGCGCCGATGATGGTGCCGAGGATCGTGCCGGCGCCGCCCGAGAGCGAGGTGCCGCCGATCACGACGGCCGCGATGGCGTCGAGCTCGTAGCCTTGCCCCAGTGCCGGCTGCGCGGAGTTCAGCCGCGAGGCGATCAGCAGGCCCGCAATGCCGCAGATGCCGCCGCTGACGGTGTAGACGACGATCTTCCAGAAGTCGACGTTGACGCCGGACAGGCGCACCGCCTCTTCGTTGCTGCCCAGCGCGAAGGCGTAGCGCCCGAGGATGGAGTGCTTCAGCACGATGCCCGCGGCCGCTGCCACCAGGAACAGGATCAGCACCGCGTTGGGGATGGGCAGGGAGGGCAGCACCTGGCCGATCAGCGAGTCCTGCGAGATCGCGGAGAAGCCCGGCGTGTCGTTGAAGTAGATCGGCTTGGTGCCGGAGATCACCAGCGCCAGGCCCTTGAGCAGCAGCATCATGCCCAGCGTGGCGATGAAGGGCGGGATCTTCAGCTTGGCGACCAGCACGCCGGATGTGAAGCCGCTCAGGCAGCCGAAGAAGATCGCCGCCAGCACGCCCACGGGCAGCGGCAGGCCGAGGTAGGTGAGGCACACGCCCGTCATCACGGCGCAGAAAGTCATCAAGGTGCCGACCGAGAGGTCGATGCCGCCCGTGATGATGACGAAGGTGCAGGCGATCGCGAGCACACCGTTCACGGCGGTGGCCTGCAGGATGCTCACCAGGTTGTCGACCTGCAGGAAATTGCCCGACGCAACGCTGAAGAACACCATCAGCACCAGCAGGCTGGCGAACGCGAGCAGCTTCTGGCGCGTGGCCGGCCGGAACAGGCGGTCCTTCAGCAGCACCGGCAAGCCGGGCGCGGTGGCCTGCGCTTCGGTCGGGGTCAGGGGCAGGGTCATACTCTTTCCTCGCGGCGGGTAGCCAGGCGCATGATTTCCTCCTGCGTCGCATCGCGCGCCGCCAGTTCGCCGGTCAGGCGGCCTTCGCACATGACGACGACGCGATGCGCCAGCCGCAGGATCTCCGGCAGTTCCGACGAGATCACGACGATGGCCTTGCCGTGCGCCGCCAGGGCGTGGAGCAAGCGGTAGATCTCCGCCTTGGCGCCGACGTCGATGCCGCGCGTGGGCTCGTCGAAGAACAGGATGTCGCAGTCGCGCAGCAGCCACTTCGCGATGACGATCTTCTGCTGGTTGCCGCCCGAGAGCAATTGCACCTGCTGTTCGACCGAAGGCGTCTTGATGCCCAGCTGGCGAACGTAAGACTCCGCGGTCGTGCGGATCCGGGAGGCGTCGAGAAACAGGCCCAGCTGGAGGAAGCTGCGCATGGACGGCATGGCGACATTGGTGGCCACATCGAGCGCCGTCGCCAGGCCGTACAACTTGCGGTCTTCCGAGAGGTAGCCGATCCCGCAAGCCACCGCGTGCTCGGGCGAACGGATGCGAACGGCTTGCCCGTGGACGCGGATCTCGCCGGCAGCTATGGGATCGGCACCGAACACCGCGCGCGCCACCTCGGTGCGGCCGGCGCCCATGAGGCCGGCGAATCCCAGGATCTCGCCCCGGCGCAGCACGAAGCTGACGTCCTGGATCGCCGAGCCGCGGCTCAGGCCGCGCACTTCCAGCACGACCTCGTTGCCGGCGGTGTCCGGATGTTCCTCGTGCAGCTGTTCGAGCTGGCGGCCGACCATCATGCCGATGATGGCCTCGAGGCTGGTGGAGGCCATGGGCACGGTGGCGATGTACTGGCCGTCGCGCAGCACCGTGACCCGGTCGGCGACCTGCTGCAGTTCGTCCATCTTGTGCGAGATGTAGACGATGCCGACGCCTTCGGCCTTCAGCTGCCGGATGATGCGGAACAGGTCGGCGACTTCCTGGTTGTTCAGTGCCGCCGTCGGCTCGTCCATGATCAGGACCTTCGAATGGAAGGACAGCGCCTTGGCGATCTCCACCATCTGCCGCTTGGCCACCGACAGTTCGCTGACCAGCGTGCGCGGATCCAGCGCCAGGTTCATGCGTGCGAAGATCTTGGCGGCCTGCGCGTTGAGGGCTTCTTCGTCGAGCAGCAGGCCGAAGCCGCGGCGCGGCTCGCGGCCGATGAAGATGTTCTGCGCCGCGCTCAGGTGGCTCATCAGGTTGAGCTCCTGGTGCACGATGCCTATGCCCAGAGCCTGCGCGGCGCGCGGGCTGGTGATGTCGACCGGCTTGCCGTCGACGACGATCTCGCCGGCGTCGCGCGCATGGATGCCGGCCAGGACCTTCATCAGGGTCGACTTGCCGGCGCCGTTCTCGCCCATCAAGGCGTGCACCTCGCCCGGGAACAGTTCGAACTGCACGCGGTCCAGCGCCTTGACCCCGGCGAAGGCCTTGGACAGGTGGCGGATGGAGACGATGGGTTCCATGGTCTAGGACAGGCCGTAGAAGCGGCGCGCGCTGCCTTGCCACACGAGGTCCTGCTCCGAAGGGGCGAGCGAGCCGATGAAGCTCTTGCTCATCTCGAGCCATTGGGCGTGGCTGCTCGCCAGCGTGAGCACAGGCCAGTCGCTGCCCCATAACAGCCGCGCCGGCCCGAACCACTGCAGCAGGGCGTCCCAGACCGGCTGCAGCGCTGCGACTGTCGGCTCCATTGGAAGAAGTTCGGTCGCCAGTCCGGAGAACTTGCAGCTCACCTGGGGCAGCGCGGCCAGCTCGTTCATGTGGCGCCGCCAATCCGGCACCCGTTCGCCTTGCCAGCCTTCGGCGAGCCGGGGCTTGGCGGCATGGTCGATGACGACGGGCAGTTCGGGCCATGCACGCACGAACTGCAGCAAGGCCGCAAGATGCTGGGGCTTGACCAATGCATCGAAGCGCAAGCCCAGTCGCAGCAGTGCCCGCACGGCGTCAGGATGCGGCGCGCTGGCGATCCAGTCGGCCTGCGGCAGGTCCTGCAGCATCGGCCGCACGCCCTTGAACTTCGGGTGCCGGGCCAGTCTTTCGAGCGTGGCTACGGCGTCCGCGCGACTCAGGTCCACCCAGCCGACAACGCCGGCGATGAAGTCATGGCGAGTCGCCAGTTCCAGCAGGAATTCGGTTTCGGCGACGGAGGCGGCCGCCTGCACCAGCACGGTCTGGCCGATGCCGCCCGCGTTCAGCAGCGGCAACAAGTCCTCAGGGAGGAATTCGCGCAGCAACGGCGCAAGCGCGGGCTCGTCTGCGCGCAGCCATCCATAGTCGCCGCGCGCAGGTCTCCAGAAGTGCTGGTGGGCGTCGATCCTGGTCATCGCCGCACCGGCCCTTCAGTTCAGCACGCCTTTGCGCAGGATGAAGTTGCCGTAAGGCCTGGCGTCGCCGGTCTGGACCACGGCATAGGCCTGCTTCGCCTGCTCGTAGTAGGCAAAGCGCTCCAGCGCCTCCACCCGGGGCTGCGGGTCGAGCCGGGAGAAGACCGTCTCGACGGCTTCCCGCTGCGCGTCGGACAAGGTGGACGCGTCACCGACCTGCGCCATCCGCAGCACCGGTGTGTCGTAGGTGTCCAGCGGCAACACCGACAGGATGGCTCGCAGCGCCTGCGCCAGGTTGCAGCCGGGCAAGTGGATCAGCGGCCGGTCGCCCGCGATGCTGTACGCCGGGAAGTTGGTGTCGCACACGGCGATGCAGTCGCCGTGGCCCATGGCGGCGAGGGCGTGCAGCAGGTCGGGCGTCAGGAGCGGGTCGATGTTCTTGAGCATGGAACCTCGTCGCGCTTGCCAGCAAAGCGCAGCCGAGCATGCCCAGGAAAGCCGGGCCAGCGCAAGCCGGCTCGCTCATGGTTTTCCCGGGACCGGGGAAAGTGAATCGCCTAGCGGTCCTTCAGGTAGAAGGTATTCGTGCGCGCGCCGGAGAACGGCACCAGGCCGTCGTAGCGCTCGTTGGCCATCCAGGGGCTGTAGCCCAGCGACTGGATGATGGGGGCCAGCCGCGTCCAGTCGCCATTCTCGACCAGCAGGATGGGCGCGTGCCTGGCGATGGTCTCGCGGAAACCTGCCACTACTTCCGATTCCACGCCCTCGACGTCGACCTTGATCAGGTCCGGCTGCAGCGCCAGTTCATCGCCGGGAACGACGGCCGCGGTGAAGGTCTCGAAGCTCGGCTGGCCGCCGCGCCGGGCGAAGCGCTCCACCACCCACGGCTCCTGCAGCGATTCCAGCCGCATCGTGCATTCCTCGAGGTAGCGCACGCCGCCGACCACCGGGATGTGGAAGGTCATGGCGGTCCGCGCCGCGCCCAGGCCGGTCTCGAAGACCCGCACGTCCTCGAAGCGCTGCGCCGTCTGGCGCAACTGCGGGATCAGCGCCGGGTTGGGCTCGAAGCTGGAGATCAGCGCCTGGGGCCGGGCTGCCTTGATCGAGACGATGGACTGGCCGATGTTCCCGCCAACGTCGATGACGACCGGGGCCGGCGGCAGGATATGCGCCAGGACGGCGAAATCCGGATCGTGGTACATGCCGCAAGCCTAGCAGTCCGGCACCGGCGCCGCTCCCCCTGGTCGAGGGAGGCTCGAGCCCGCAGGCAGGGGCCGCGAGCAGCGCCAGAACCCCAAATCTATAATTGAAGGTTCAGCTGGACCCTCCATGAGCACTCCCAACTTCACCGTCGCCCAAATCCGCCAGACCTTCCTGGACTTCTTCAAGGAGCGGGGCCACGCCGTGGTGGCCTCGAGCCCGCTGGTGCCGGGCAACGACCCGACGCTGATGTTCACCAACTCGGGCATGGTGCAGTTCAAGGACGTCTTCCTCGGCACCGACAAGCGCCCCTACGTGCGTGCGGCCTCGGTGCAGGCCTGCCTGCGCGCCGGCGGCAAGCACAACGACCTGGAGAACGTGGGCTACACGGCGCGGCACCACACCTTCTTCGAGATGCTGGGCAACTGGAGCTTCGGCGACTACTTCAAGCGCGAGTCGCTCACGTGGGCCTGGGAGTTGCTGACGGAGGTCTACAAGCTGCCCAAGGAAAAGCTCTGGGCCACGGTCTACCAGGAAGACGACGAGGCCTACGACATCTGGACCAAGGTCATCGGCCTGCCGCCCGAGCGCGTGGTCCGCATCGGCGACAACAAGGGCGCCCGCTACGCCAGCGACAACTTCTGGATGATGGCCGACACCGGCCCCTGCGGCCCCTGCTCGGAGATCTTCTTCGACCACGGCCCCGAGATCGCCGGCGGCCCCCCGGGCAGCCCCGATGAAGACGGCGACCGCTACATCGAGATCTGGAACAACGTGTTCATGCAGTTCGACATGCAGCCGGATGGCTCGGTCAAGCCGCTGCCCGCGCCCTGCGTGGACACCGGCATGGGCCTGGAGCGCCTGGCGGCCATCCTGCAGCACGTGCACAGCAACTACGAGATCGACATCTTCGAGACGCTGATCGCCGCCGCCGGCCGCGAGACGCACACGAAGGACCTCGCGAACCCGTCGCTGCGCGTGATCGCCGACCACATCCGCGCCACCGCCTTCCTGGTGGCCGACGGCGTGATCCCGTCCAACGAAGGCCGCGGCTACGTGCAGCGCCGCATCATCCGCCGCGCCATCCGCCACGGCTACAAGCTGGGCCAGAAGACGCCGTTCTTCCACAAGCTGGTGCCGACCCTGGTCAAGCTGATGGGCGAGGCCTATCCGCACCTGGCCGCTTCCGAGCAGCGCGTGATGGACGTGCTGAAGGCGGAAGAAGAGCGCTTCTACGAGACGCTGGCCAACGGCATGGAAATCCTGGACGCGGCCCTGGGCGGCGGCCAGAAGGTGCTGCCGGGCGACGTCGCCTTCAAGCTGCACGACACTTACGGCTTCCCGCTGGACCTGTCGGCCGACGTCTGCCGCGAGCGCGGCGTGACGGTGGACGAGGCAGGCTTCAACGCCGCCATGGAAAAGCAGAAGGCGGCCGGCCGCGCGGCGGGCAAGTTCAAGATGGACCGCGCGCTGGAGTACGGCGGCGCGGGCAACGTCTTTACCGGCTACGAAAGCCTGCAGGAAACGGCCAAGGTGGTCGCCCTGTACAAGGACGGCACGCCGGTGCAGCAGCTGGCAGAAGGCCAGCCGGGCGTCGTCGTCCTGGACAAGACGCCGTTCTACGCCGAGAGCGGCGGCCAGGTCGGCGACAGCGGCCTGCTGGCCGCCGAAGGCCTGCAGTTCGGCGTGCAGGACACGCAGAAGATCAAGGCCGATGTCTTCGGCCACCACGGCGTGCAGACCCAAGGCACGCTGAAGGTCGGCGATGTCGTCAAGGCTTCGGTGGACTTGGCCCTGCGCCAGTCCACGA
Encoded proteins:
- a CDS encoding TonB-dependent receptor, with the protein product MPIVPPIRLRPVVLALLSLAPVVRAHAQASPPAAPPRSVTLPTVTVEGGSDGASYAPGANSLSRVGADPRDVPQSITVITKPLMDAQGATSLASALRNVPGLTIGAAEGGQIGTNINLNGFSARTDLYLDGMRDRGQYYRDIFALDSVEVLMGPSSMLFGRGSTGGVINQVTKKPSHQAFGEVSVSGTTYGLLRTTADLNRPLSETSAFRLAAMAQEGNATNRQQNELRDFGLAPSLALGLGTPTQITATALLQHNHDMPDYGVPPLNGAPARVNRDTAYGFTDDRTNSDIGSLSLTVQHKLTPVATLRNQTQYNDVRTNAIETAPQVIGTRAGGTGPFVPLATGTTAAPITPSSSLPLDQLWVRQQSHDRTIHDKSLFNLTEYHTTLQQGSVKHALLGGLELGVDDYRNQAYYRNGSCGGVALNPAGGTSGYVACTPLVDPPQVTSPAGVNETAGNLATGHATTTAAFLNDTMSLGEFWKLVAGARYDRYRADIDNSTPSATQSASQSQTVNYTSVRGGVIWQPTAAQSFYVSYSTSFNPSLEQLVSTTGTTQPLPPQENKAFEGGMKWDLLDGDLSTNAAVFRITQYNARSQNNDGTYTATGTVRVNGFRAGASGRLTKSVQVFAAYTYLDASIVDAIAPATQGKVPLNTPQNAANVWLSYALTPEWEIGGGANYIGSRYANNTNLVSVPAYTRFDAVIAYHQPRYDIRLNLFNLADKHYYDALIPSDGGRAVPGLERSAMLTGTYRF
- a CDS encoding Fe2+-dependent dioxygenase gives rise to the protein MLLVIPGVLDAAALAELRALLDAPQAEWVDGRVTAGHQGAQVKANQQVDERSATAQRGAAIVAVALERHPTFISAALPNVLYPPMFNRYAGGMEFGAHVDGGVRLHPHDGRKLRTDLSATLFLSDPDSYDGGELVVEGASGTSSVKLPAGDMVLYPATTVHRVTPVTRGVRVASFFWVQSLVADAGERQLLFQLDASIQRLAFTNADEPARIALVGIYHNLLRKWSHP
- a CDS encoding PepSY-associated TM helix domain-containing protein; this encodes MNRATTLSGPAATASSTAIRPPLSARALLWLRKTHGWIGLWGAVLGLLFGMAGFWLNHRAVMKIPTSQLREHAQIAVPDPAPATPADMAGWLRGALQQGRDANVTRVEPARKLQWQQADGQPITQPEHWIFTFGGPDRMVQADYWKGNRSVGVNVTNNGFAATIANMHKGVGMPAAWILLVDTLVGSLIFLSVSGVAMWLLMNKRNRRAGLVVLGSSVALTAGLIAWALAA
- a CDS encoding SDR family oxidoreductase; the protein is MDLHLQGKVVVVTGGASGIGGAISQQLAREGALPVILDRGERPDALAGPGIRFFRLELEDEDACKDAIARTQAEFGGIDALVNNAGSNDGVGLEAGVAAFRRSLEANLVHCYLMAHLCAESLKQRRGAIVNISSKTALTGQGGTSAYVAAKAAQLGLTREWAAALAPWGVRVNAVLPAEVMTPMYQRWLQSRPDPEASRHAITERIPLGHRMTTPQEIADLVVFLLSDRSSHTTGQWLHADGGYVHLDRALP
- a CDS encoding ABC transporter substrate-binding protein, yielding MSTKRAFGIAVVCAAALGIPSGALAQETYIPLVSKGFQHQFWQAVKSGAEQAAKDYKVKVTFEGPETEAMVDKQIDMLSAALAKHPTALGFAALDSKAAIPLLKKAQAAKVPVVAFDSGVDSDIPVTTATTNNKAAAALAADKMADLIGKNGEVAVVAHDQTSRTGVDRRDGFVDRMKANYPNVKIVTVQYGGGDHLKSTEITKSILQAYPNLKGIFGTNEGSAIGVVNGVKEMKRKVVIVGYDSGKQQKDAIRDGLMAGAITQNPVGIGYKTVEAAVKAIKGEQLPKVIDTGFYWYDKTNMNDPKIAAVLYD
- a CDS encoding ABC transporter permease; this translates as MTLPLTPTEAQATAPGLPVLLKDRLFRPATRQKLLAFASLLVLMVFFSVASGNFLQVDNLVSILQATAVNGVLAIACTFVIITGGIDLSVGTLMTFCAVMTGVCLTYLGLPLPVGVLAAIFFGCLSGFTSGVLVAKLKIPPFIATLGMMLLLKGLALVISGTKPIYFNDTPGFSAISQDSLIGQVLPSLPIPNAVLILFLVAAAAGIVLKHSILGRYAFALGSNEEAVRLSGVNVDFWKIVVYTVSGGICGIAGLLIASRLNSAQPALGQGYELDAIAAVVIGGTSLSGGAGTILGTIIGAFIMSVLANGLRILSVAQEWQTALTGVIIILAVYTDILRRRSR
- a CDS encoding sugar ABC transporter ATP-binding protein — protein: MEPIVSIRHLSKAFAGVKALDRVQFELFPGEVHALMGENGAGKSTLMKVLAGIHARDAGEIVVDGKPVDITSPRAAQALGIGIVHQELNLMSHLSAAQNIFIGREPRRGFGLLLDEEALNAQAAKIFARMNLALDPRTLVSELSVAKRQMVEIAKALSFHSKVLIMDEPTAALNNQEVADLFRIIRQLKAEGVGIVYISHKMDELQQVADRVTVLRDGQYIATVPMASTSLEAIIGMMVGRQLEQLHEEHPDTAGNEVVLEVRGLSRGSAIQDVSFVLRRGEILGFAGLMGAGRTEVARAVFGADPIAAGEIRVHGQAVRIRSPEHAVACGIGYLSEDRKLYGLATALDVATNVAMPSMRSFLQLGLFLDASRIRTTAESYVRQLGIKTPSVEQQVQLLSGGNQQKIVIAKWLLRDCDILFFDEPTRGIDVGAKAEIYRLLHALAAHGKAIVVISSELPEILRLAHRVVVMCEGRLTGELAARDATQEEIMRLATRREERV
- a CDS encoding amidohydrolase family protein, whose product is MTRIDAHQHFWRPARGDYGWLRADEPALAPLLREFLPEDLLPLLNAGGIGQTVLVQAAASVAETEFLLELATRHDFIAGVVGWVDLSRADAVATLERLARHPKFKGVRPMLQDLPQADWIASAPHPDAVRALLRLGLRFDALVKPQHLAALLQFVRAWPELPVVIDHAAKPRLAEGWQGERVPDWRRHMNELAALPQVSCKFSGLATELLPMEPTVAALQPVWDALLQWFGPARLLWGSDWPVLTLASSHAQWLEMSKSFIGSLAPSEQDLVWQGSARRFYGLS
- a CDS encoding RbsD/FucU family protein — translated: MLKNIDPLLTPDLLHALAAMGHGDCIAVCDTNFPAYSIAGDRPLIHLPGCNLAQALRAILSVLPLDTYDTPVLRMAQVGDASTLSDAQREAVETVFSRLDPQPRVEALERFAYYEQAKQAYAVVQTGDARPYGNFILRKGVLN
- a CDS encoding FkbM family methyltransferase: MYHDPDFAVLAHILPPAPVVIDVGGNIGQSIVSIKAARPQALISSFEPNPALIPQLRQTAQRFEDVRVFETGLGAARTAMTFHIPVVGGVRYLEECTMRLESLQEPWVVERFARRGGQPSFETFTAAVVPGDELALQPDLIKVDVEGVESEVVAGFRETIARHAPILLVENGDWTRLAPIIQSLGYSPWMANERYDGLVPFSGARTNTFYLKDR